Genomic segment of Rubrivirga sp. SAORIC476:
GTGTCACTGGAGCACCCCCGGCCCGGAGCCGATCCGAAGCTCCTCCTGGAGGCCCGTGCGTACGCTGGCCACACTCACCTGGTGCGGAATGAAGATGCCGCCGGGCACAGCTCGCGCGCCGCCCGTGGACACGTTGACGCTGATCGCCGGGATCAGGCCACCGGCCGAGACGCCGCCGCCGCCCGCGACTGCGTTCGACAGCCCCGCCCCGCCCGCGATCGTCGCGATGGCCGAGCCGATGAACCCGCCGATCCCACCGGTGCCGGCGTTGAAGACCGCCGAGAGCCCCTTGAGGATGAGCGCCTTCGCGATGGCGGCCGCGATCGAGGCGGCGACGTCGGAGAACACGCCGATGATGCCCTGTCCGAGCGAGACGGCGGCGGCCTTCAGCGACTCCAGCGGGTTCCGGAACGCGACCATCTCGCCCACGGCGTCTCCCACCGCCTGGGCGACGCCGACGACCGCATCCTCAATGGCGACGAACGCCGTCCGGTACGCGTACGCCATCTCCAGCTGGCTCTCGTCGAGGCCCGGCGCCTGCTCCCTCGCGAGCCGAGGCAGACGAAACCGTCCGACCACGTCGTCCGCGGCCAGCTTCGGCGCCCGGCGCTGGATCAGGTCGAACGCCGCCGTCTGCTCCGCCATCATCGAGCGGAACTCGTCTGCGTAGCGACGGAACGCCGCGGCCCCGTCGCCGCCCGCCACCTGCGCAGCCGAGGCCATGGCTCCACGCAGCGCATCGAGGCGAGCACGCCCGGCATCCAGGGGCGTCATCTGGCCCGCCTCGGTCATGCGCTCGATGCCCAGCAGCGTCGTCCGGAGCGAGTCGCGGATGCCGTCGAGCTGCGACCGCGTCTCGGCCGTCGCCGTCGACACGTCACCCGCTGCCGCGGCGACGCTCTCGCCCACCCCGGACCCGAGGTCATCCATCGTGGCCATCGCCCCGGCCACCGCCGATCGTGCGTCCGCGGTCGCGGCCGCCAGCTCGGCGCGGATGGAGCCCCCGGCTGCCTGGAACGTGTCCCCGATCTTGTCGCCGGCGGAGCGGAGGTCGGCCGAGAGCCGCGCCACGTTGGCCGCACTGGCCGCGACCGCCTCCGGCGAGACGATGTTCTCGATGCGCGCCTGCACGCCCTCGATCGTCGACGCGACGTCGTCCGCTCCGAGCGCCTCCGCCACGCGCCGCGCGGGCTCCAGGAGCTTAGCCCCCAGGCCCGACATCGTACGGATCAGACGCAGGAACGCGCCCTCGACGCGCGCCTGCACGAGCCCCATCGCGGCCGTCGTCGCGGAGACCACGCCCTGCCAGAGGTCGCGGAAGAAGGCCGAGATCCCCGCCCAGTTCTTGTAGATCAGGTAGGCTGCCGCCGCGAATGCCGCCACCACAGCCGTGATCGCGATGATCTTCGCCGTGAGGATCAGCGTCGATCGGTTCACCGCCAGCAGCGCCGCGCGGATCTTCGGCAGCACCACCAGCAGCGTGCCCAGCGCGACCAGGAGCGGACCGGCCGCCGCCGCCAGGCCTGCAACCACCAGGATGCTCGCCTTCACCGGCACCGGCAGGGCCTGGAATCGCAGCGTGAGGTCGTTCAGGAGGTTGATGACCGGGTTCAGCGCCACCAGGATGAGCTGCCCGAACTGCTCCGAGAGGTCGCCGACGTTGTTCGTGAACTGCTTCAGCGGACCCGTGCCCGCCCGTGCCGCCGCGGCCGCCGTCCCGCCGTACTGCACCTCGAGCTCGTCGAGGATGAGGTTCTGCGCCTCCGCGATGCGTCCCGTCTCCGCGAGGTTCTTGATCACCTCCTTCTGCGAGTCCGAGAACTGGACACCGGCGCGAGACATCGCCGTGATGCCGCGGACCGGGTCGTTGAGCGCCTTGCCCACCATGATCGCCGAGCTCTGCAGGTCCGTCCCCAGCTTCGCCGAGAGGTCCAGCACCGCGACCTGCGCCCGGTCGAACTGGTCGCCGGCCACCTTGCCGAACGTCAGCATCTGCTGCGTGACCCCGGTCAGGATCTCCTCGTCACCGAACAGCGAGGTCTGCTGCAGCTCCGACGCCTGCGCCGTCAGCTGCTCGA
This window contains:
- a CDS encoding phage tail length tape measure family protein, whose translation is MLGELKVRIGADLSSMRKAFREANGDVVRLGRQMQGVGKSMSAYVTAPIVALGALSVRAWDKQAKAIAAVENGIRSTGGVAGRTIEQLTAQASELQQTSLFGDEEILTGVTQQMLTFGKVAGDQFDRAQVAVLDLSAKLGTDLQSSAIMVGKALNDPVRGITAMSRAGVQFSDSQKEVIKNLAETGRIAEAQNLILDELEVQYGGTAAAAARAGTGPLKQFTNNVGDLSEQFGQLILVALNPVINLLNDLTLRFQALPVPVKASILVVAGLAAAAGPLLVALGTLLVVLPKIRAALLAVNRSTLILTAKIIAITAVVAAFAAAAYLIYKNWAGISAFFRDLWQGVVSATTAAMGLVQARVEGAFLRLIRTMSGLGAKLLEPARRVAEALGADDVASTIEGVQARIENIVSPEAVAASAANVARLSADLRSAGDKIGDTFQAAGGSIRAELAAATADARSAVAGAMATMDDLGSGVGESVAAAAGDVSTATAETRSQLDGIRDSLRTTLLGIERMTEAGQMTPLDAGRARLDALRGAMASAAQVAGGDGAAAFRRYADEFRSMMAEQTAAFDLIQRRAPKLAADDVVGRFRLPRLAREQAPGLDESQLEMAYAYRTAFVAIEDAVVGVAQAVGDAVGEMVAFRNPLESLKAAAVSLGQGIIGVFSDVAASIAAAIAKALILKGLSAVFNAGTGGIGGFIGSAIATIAGGAGLSNAVAGGGGVSAGGLIPAISVNVSTGGARAVPGGIFIPHQVSVASVRTGLQEELRIGSGPGVLQ